From Vitis vinifera cultivar Pinot Noir 40024 chromosome 5, ASM3070453v1, the proteins below share one genomic window:
- the LOC100244608 gene encoding uncharacterized protein At1g05835 isoform X2 has protein sequence MQTQSFKLLLWTFLTFASLHQGKGAKCSADGPTVNQTQVGFGNPPKFMVEVHNNCAMCPVIDVHIKCGNFSQALVSPRLFKVLGHDNCVVNAGLPLPPLQKFSFNYSHQKYPMSPSIWYFQCE, from the exons ATGCAAACCCAATCTTTCAAGCTTCTCCTCTGGACTTTTCTCACCTTTGCATCCCTCCACCAGG GGAAGGGAGCAAAGTGCAGTGCTGATGGGCCAACAGTGAACCAGACTCAGGTGGGGTTTGGCAACCCTCCCAAATTCATGGTGGAAGTCCACAACAACTGTGCTATGTGCCCAGTTATTGATGTTCATATCAAATGTGGAAACTTTTCCCAGGCTCTGGTCAGTCCGAGGCTGTTCAAGGTTTTAGGCCACGACAATTGTGTCGTCAATGCTGGGTTACCATTGCCACCCTTGCAAAAATTCTCCTTCAACTATTCCCATCAGAAGTATCCCATGTCCCCATCAATCTGGTACTTCCAGTGTGAATAG
- the LOC100244608 gene encoding uncharacterized protein At1g05835 isoform X1 produces MGGRTWDMASQTCNYILGSTYPPSFPLPSLLRHVKSVVWWGSWKGAKCSADGPTVNQTQVGFGNPPKFMVEVHNNCAMCPVIDVHIKCGNFSQALVSPRLFKVLGHDNCVVNAGLPLPPLQKFSFNYSHQKYPMSPSIWYFQCE; encoded by the exons ATGGGAGGCCGCACATGGGACATGGCATCACAAACCTGCAACTACATACTGGGCAGTACTTACCCCCCTTCCTTTCCTCTCCCTTCACTTTTGAGACATGTGAAGTCTGTTGTTTGGTGGGGATCAT GGAAGGGAGCAAAGTGCAGTGCTGATGGGCCAACAGTGAACCAGACTCAGGTGGGGTTTGGCAACCCTCCCAAATTCATGGTGGAAGTCCACAACAACTGTGCTATGTGCCCAGTTATTGATGTTCATATCAAATGTGGAAACTTTTCCCAGGCTCTGGTCAGTCCGAGGCTGTTCAAGGTTTTAGGCCACGACAATTGTGTCGTCAATGCTGGGTTACCATTGCCACCCTTGCAAAAATTCTCCTTCAACTATTCCCATCAGAAGTATCCCATGTCCCCATCAATCTGGTACTTCCAGTGTGAATAG
- the LOC100261749 gene encoding pentatricopeptide repeat-containing protein At4g18975, chloroplastic isoform X2, whose product MLMAMSKSKAMVNLVRQFTQLGATRVQTLASSYSTFTQTQMSDTSNVGEVAFLGLLDLKDSKEAVYGALDAWVAWEQNFPIASLKRVLITLEKEQQWHRVIQVVKWMLSKGQGTTMGTYGQLIRALDMDHRAEEAHEFWVKKIGTDLHSVPWHLCHRMISVYYRNNMLENLVKLFKGLEAFDRKPQDKLVVKKVADAYEMLGLLEEKERIFEKYDYLFTETVAGKPKKSKKFLSEKKKSGRRKPTSTPDYLTPGDGVQAQ is encoded by the exons ATGTTGATGGCAATGTCAAAATCCAAGGCAATGGTCAATCTG GTTCGGCAATTTACTCAACTAGGAGCAACTAGAGTTCAGACCCTGGCTTCCAGTTACAGTACATTTACACAAACTCAAATGTCCGATACAAGCAATGTGGGAGAAGTGGCATTTTTAGGG CTTCTTGATCTCAAGGACAGTAAAGAGGCTGTTTACGGTGCTTTGGATGCTTGGGTTGCATGGGAGCAGAACTTTCCTATTGCATCATTGAAGAGGGTATTGATTACTCTTGAGAAGGAACAACAATGGCATAGAGTGATTCAA GTTGTTAAATGGATGCTAAGCAAGGGGCAAGGCACCACAATGGGAACATATGGTCAGTTGATACGAGCTTTAGATATGGACCATAGAGCAGAAGAAGCACATGAATTTTGGGTGAAGAAAATCGGTACTGATCTACATTCAGTGCCTTGGCATTTATGCCATCGTATGATATCTGTATATTATCGGAACAACATGCTGGAGAATCTTGTGAAG CTTTTCAAGGGCCTGGAAGCCTTTGATCGTAAACCTCAAGATAAATTAGTGGTGAAGAAAGTGGCAGATGCGTATGAGATGTTAGGTTTACTTGAGGAGAAAGAGAGGATATTTGAGAAATATGACTATCTATTCACCGAGACAGTGGCAGGGAAGCCAAAGAAATCCAAAAAATTCTTGTCTGAGAAGAAGAAATCAG GGCGAAGAAAACCTACATCAACTCCTGACTATCTCACTCCAGGAGATGGTGTACAAGCACAGTAG
- the LOC100261749 gene encoding pentatricopeptide repeat-containing protein At4g18975, chloroplastic isoform X1 — translation MLMAMSKSKAMVNLVRQFTQLGATRVQTLASSYSTFTQTQMSDTSNVGEVAFLGGQCNNQPMYHDSGKDAASVHKHQIGENVSRKDKINFLVTTLLDLKDSKEAVYGALDAWVAWEQNFPIASLKRVLITLEKEQQWHRVIQVVKWMLSKGQGTTMGTYGQLIRALDMDHRAEEAHEFWVKKIGTDLHSVPWHLCHRMISVYYRNNMLENLVKLFKGLEAFDRKPQDKLVVKKVADAYEMLGLLEEKERIFEKYDYLFTETVAGKPKKSKKFLSEKKKSGRRKPTSTPDYLTPGDGVQAQ, via the exons ATGTTGATGGCAATGTCAAAATCCAAGGCAATGGTCAATCTG GTTCGGCAATTTACTCAACTAGGAGCAACTAGAGTTCAGACCCTGGCTTCCAGTTACAGTACATTTACACAAACTCAAATGTCCGATACAAGCAATGTGGGAGAAGTGGCATTTTTAGGG GGTCAATGCAACAACCAACCTATGTATCATGATTCTGGGAAGGATGCTGCAAGTGTGCACAAGCACCAaataggggagaatgtgtcaagGAAGGATAAGATCAACTTTCTTGTTACCACA CTTCTTGATCTCAAGGACAGTAAAGAGGCTGTTTACGGTGCTTTGGATGCTTGGGTTGCATGGGAGCAGAACTTTCCTATTGCATCATTGAAGAGGGTATTGATTACTCTTGAGAAGGAACAACAATGGCATAGAGTGATTCAA GTTGTTAAATGGATGCTAAGCAAGGGGCAAGGCACCACAATGGGAACATATGGTCAGTTGATACGAGCTTTAGATATGGACCATAGAGCAGAAGAAGCACATGAATTTTGGGTGAAGAAAATCGGTACTGATCTACATTCAGTGCCTTGGCATTTATGCCATCGTATGATATCTGTATATTATCGGAACAACATGCTGGAGAATCTTGTGAAG CTTTTCAAGGGCCTGGAAGCCTTTGATCGTAAACCTCAAGATAAATTAGTGGTGAAGAAAGTGGCAGATGCGTATGAGATGTTAGGTTTACTTGAGGAGAAAGAGAGGATATTTGAGAAATATGACTATCTATTCACCGAGACAGTGGCAGGGAAGCCAAAGAAATCCAAAAAATTCTTGTCTGAGAAGAAGAAATCAG GGCGAAGAAAACCTACATCAACTCCTGACTATCTCACTCCAGGAGATGGTGTACAAGCACAGTAG
- the LOC100261749 gene encoding pentatricopeptide repeat-containing protein At4g18975, chloroplastic isoform X3 — translation MLMAMSKSKAMVNLVRQFTQLGATRVQTLASSYSTFTQTQMSDTSNVGEVAFLGGQCNNQPMYHDSGKDAASVHKHQIGENVSRKDKINFLVTTVVKWMLSKGQGTTMGTYGQLIRALDMDHRAEEAHEFWVKKIGTDLHSVPWHLCHRMISVYYRNNMLENLVKLFKGLEAFDRKPQDKLVVKKVADAYEMLGLLEEKERIFEKYDYLFTETVAGKPKKSKKFLSEKKKSGRRKPTSTPDYLTPGDGVQAQ, via the exons ATGTTGATGGCAATGTCAAAATCCAAGGCAATGGTCAATCTG GTTCGGCAATTTACTCAACTAGGAGCAACTAGAGTTCAGACCCTGGCTTCCAGTTACAGTACATTTACACAAACTCAAATGTCCGATACAAGCAATGTGGGAGAAGTGGCATTTTTAGGG GGTCAATGCAACAACCAACCTATGTATCATGATTCTGGGAAGGATGCTGCAAGTGTGCACAAGCACCAaataggggagaatgtgtcaagGAAGGATAAGATCAACTTTCTTGTTACCACA GTTGTTAAATGGATGCTAAGCAAGGGGCAAGGCACCACAATGGGAACATATGGTCAGTTGATACGAGCTTTAGATATGGACCATAGAGCAGAAGAAGCACATGAATTTTGGGTGAAGAAAATCGGTACTGATCTACATTCAGTGCCTTGGCATTTATGCCATCGTATGATATCTGTATATTATCGGAACAACATGCTGGAGAATCTTGTGAAG CTTTTCAAGGGCCTGGAAGCCTTTGATCGTAAACCTCAAGATAAATTAGTGGTGAAGAAAGTGGCAGATGCGTATGAGATGTTAGGTTTACTTGAGGAGAAAGAGAGGATATTTGAGAAATATGACTATCTATTCACCGAGACAGTGGCAGGGAAGCCAAAGAAATCCAAAAAATTCTTGTCTGAGAAGAAGAAATCAG GGCGAAGAAAACCTACATCAACTCCTGACTATCTCACTCCAGGAGATGGTGTACAAGCACAGTAG